A window from Marinagarivorans cellulosilyticus encodes these proteins:
- the argJ gene encoding bifunctional glutamate N-acetyltransferase/amino-acid acetyltransferase ArgJ codes for MAVGEHIWPVMHPIAGLTLGTASAGVKYAGRTDIVVMAIAEGAAVSGVFTQNAFCAAPVIVGRNHLSAGDIRYFLINSGNANACTGERGLADAESCCQAVATLGDIEARQVVPFSTGVIGEYLPVPKIVNALPAAMSSLSVNGWDAAAKAIMTTDTRPKGASVQFEHDGEVISVTGIAKGAGMIRPNMATMLAYIATDAVVAQPLLDDMVKRAADQSFNRISIDGDTSTNDSCLLVATGQAGLPMLSDPAGELYDKLMAAVTDVHRQLALGIVRDGEGASKCISVAVTQGGNKEECLKVAYAIAHSPLVKTALFASDPNWGRIICAVGYAGVRALDTQKVNVYLDDVCIVRAGQRAQEYTEEQGQAVVDQAEFSVRVELGRGHSSDEVWTTDLSHDYVTINAEYRS; via the coding sequence ATGGCAGTGGGTGAGCACATTTGGCCGGTAATGCATCCTATTGCAGGTTTAACTTTAGGCACTGCAAGTGCGGGTGTTAAATATGCGGGACGAACCGATATTGTTGTAATGGCTATTGCCGAGGGTGCCGCGGTTTCGGGTGTTTTTACGCAAAATGCATTTTGCGCCGCTCCTGTTATCGTTGGGCGAAATCACTTGTCTGCTGGCGATATTCGTTATTTTTTAATTAATTCTGGCAATGCGAATGCGTGTACTGGTGAGCGCGGCCTTGCCGATGCAGAGTCCTGCTGCCAAGCGGTGGCAACACTTGGCGATATTGAAGCGCGGCAAGTGGTTCCATTTTCGACGGGTGTGATTGGTGAATATTTGCCTGTCCCTAAAATTGTTAATGCGCTACCGGCTGCCATGTCGTCGTTGTCTGTTAATGGTTGGGATGCGGCGGCCAAAGCAATTATGACAACAGACACTCGCCCAAAAGGCGCAAGTGTTCAGTTCGAGCATGATGGCGAAGTGATTTCTGTTACCGGCATCGCTAAGGGCGCGGGCATGATTAGGCCAAATATGGCGACTATGCTGGCGTATATAGCAACAGATGCGGTGGTGGCCCAGCCGCTGCTGGATGATATGGTAAAGCGTGCTGCAGATCAGTCGTTTAACCGTATTAGCATTGATGGCGACACATCAACGAATGACTCTTGCTTGTTAGTGGCAACAGGCCAAGCAGGCTTACCTATGTTGAGTGATCCAGCTGGCGAATTGTACGATAAGCTAATGGCTGCAGTTACTGATGTTCACCGGCAGCTGGCGCTAGGTATTGTGCGAGACGGTGAAGGGGCTAGTAAATGTATTAGCGTAGCCGTCACTCAAGGTGGAAACAAAGAAGAGTGCTTAAAGGTGGCCTATGCCATTGCGCACTCACCGCTAGTGAAAACAGCGCTTTTTGCATCAGACCCGAACTGGGGGCGTATTATCTGTGCTGTTGGTTATGCTGGTGTGCGTGCACTAGACACTCAAAAAGTAAATGTTTATTTGGATGATGTTTGCATTGTGCGTGCTGGCCAGCGGGCACAAGAGTACACCGAAGAGCAAGGTCAGGCAGTTGTTGATCAGGCCGAATTTAGTGTGCGTGTAGAACTTGGCCGTGGTCATAGTTCTGATGAGGTTTGGACAACAGATCTTTCGCATGACTACGTCACAATTAATGCGGAATATCGTAGTTAA
- a CDS encoding Nudix family hydrolase, which yields MSSVHVAVGVILTQKKVLLAKRAQHQHQGGLWEFPGGKVEAGEHVTAALNRELKEELAINATQMQPLIQIRHDYGDKVVLLDVWTVTAFDGEPSGQEGQPLVWADLNQLIHYDFPAANRPIVSALTLPRLIAVTPSSGAKDEVLAFCQKALALGAAGFQLRSLQLGPEDINWLHSKLTELCGVPIWINSAHLFDNSGVINQALLSLAAHVHFTSRHLVQAKKVGSCIANATASCHNLEEIRAAEAAGIKAVYLSPVSATPSHPDANGLGWDAFSQLVAKAKVPVYALGGMALADLPFAQNCYAQGIAGISLFQFQP from the coding sequence ATGTCGTCTGTTCATGTCGCTGTAGGCGTTATCTTAACTCAGAAAAAGGTGCTTTTAGCTAAACGTGCACAGCATCAGCATCAAGGTGGCTTATGGGAATTTCCTGGCGGTAAGGTTGAGGCCGGTGAGCATGTTACGGCTGCACTTAATCGTGAGCTTAAAGAAGAGCTTGCTATTAATGCAACACAAATGCAGCCGTTAATCCAAATTCGACATGATTATGGCGATAAGGTTGTTTTGCTAGATGTATGGACGGTAACTGCTTTTGACGGCGAACCGAGTGGCCAAGAAGGGCAGCCTTTGGTTTGGGCTGATCTTAATCAATTAATCCATTACGATTTTCCGGCGGCAAACCGGCCAATTGTTTCTGCTCTTACCCTGCCGCGCCTCATTGCCGTAACGCCTTCTAGTGGCGCAAAAGATGAAGTTTTGGCTTTTTGCCAAAAGGCATTGGCTCTAGGCGCTGCTGGTTTTCAATTGCGCTCACTACAACTAGGGCCCGAAGATATCAACTGGCTGCATAGTAAATTGACTGAGCTCTGCGGTGTGCCGATTTGGATAAACAGTGCGCATTTATTTGATAATTCAGGCGTTATCAATCAAGCGCTACTTTCGCTAGCTGCCCATGTCCATTTTACTTCCCGCCATTTGGTGCAGGCAAAAAAAGTCGGTTCGTGCATCGCGAATGCAACGGCATCATGCCATAACTTGGAAGAAATAAGGGCTGCAGAAGCGGCTGGAATTAAAGCCGTTTATTTATCGCCAGTGTCAGCAACGCCGTCACATCCAGATGCTAACGGCTTAGGCTGGGATGCTTTTTCACAGCTTGTAGCGAAAGCCAAAGTCCCAGTATATGCATTAGGTGGTATGGCGCTTGCGGACTTGCCGTTTGCACAAAACTGTTATGCGCAAGGCATTGCCGGTATATCGCTTTTTCAGTTTCAGCCCTAG
- a CDS encoding DUF481 domain-containing protein, which translates to MSIHRATLVLFLVSNWALFGLPKQANSAPVIPDAVANDVLQQRTDNAFNDEWDWLQLTSGEWLKGKIKVVYNGEMEFNSAKLGLRKFKLDDIEQVHTLRPQAVRIFGVDKPQVGTITLSERTIEIKNDSLSYNFDRERLIALVSGQLKELNFWSARFGLGTNIRSGNSPQTEYNGNFSTKRRTALSRFTVDYLGLYTYSDDKETANNHRLRSNFDIFANQRLFYRPLFLDIFSDRFQNIDARGTLGAGLGLQAIDRDNKQWDLFIGPGIQFTQFNEVEEASEKREQSAVLIASTHYNMNVTSAMGFILDYQILWANEASGGYTHHVISTLSYDLTRSIDFNTSIVWDYIESPTPDDLGTTPKNDDYRFIFSISYSFN; encoded by the coding sequence ATGTCAATCCATCGAGCCACCTTGGTGCTATTTCTCGTCTCTAACTGGGCCCTCTTTGGGCTGCCCAAGCAGGCAAACAGCGCACCAGTTATTCCAGACGCCGTGGCTAACGACGTACTTCAACAGCGCACGGATAACGCCTTTAATGACGAATGGGACTGGCTACAGTTAACATCAGGTGAATGGTTAAAGGGCAAAATAAAAGTAGTCTATAACGGGGAAATGGAGTTTAACAGCGCAAAGTTGGGGCTTCGGAAATTTAAATTAGACGATATTGAGCAAGTGCATACCCTAAGGCCACAAGCCGTTAGAATTTTTGGTGTCGATAAGCCACAGGTGGGCACAATTACACTTTCCGAGCGCACGATTGAAATTAAAAATGACAGCTTGAGCTACAACTTTGACCGCGAGCGTTTAATTGCACTGGTTTCTGGCCAACTCAAAGAGCTTAACTTTTGGAGCGCACGCTTTGGCCTAGGCACGAATATCCGATCAGGCAACTCACCGCAAACGGAATACAACGGTAACTTTTCAACAAAGCGTCGAACAGCTTTGTCACGCTTTACGGTCGATTACCTCGGTTTATACACCTACAGCGACGATAAAGAGACCGCCAACAATCATCGCTTGCGCAGCAATTTCGATATTTTTGCCAACCAGCGATTATTCTACCGCCCGTTATTTTTAGATATTTTTAGCGACCGCTTTCAAAATATTGATGCCCGAGGCACCCTTGGGGCAGGCCTAGGTTTACAGGCCATCGACAGAGATAATAAACAATGGGATTTATTTATCGGACCAGGTATACAGTTTACTCAATTCAACGAAGTCGAAGAAGCGAGCGAAAAGCGAGAGCAATCGGCAGTGCTAATTGCCTCTACGCACTACAACATGAATGTGACGAGCGCCATGGGCTTTATTCTCGATTATCAAATTCTCTGGGCAAATGAAGCATCAGGTGGTTACACTCACCACGTCATATCTACTTTGAGTTACGACCTAACCCGCAGCATTGACTTCAATACCTCCATTGTATGGGATTATATTGAGAGCCCAACACCCGATGATTTAGGCACAACACCAAAAAACGACGACTATCGCTTTATTTTTAGCATTAGCTATTCTTTCAACTAA